From the genome of Fusarium fujikuroi IMI 58289 draft genome, chromosome FFUJ_chr06:
CCAAGCCCATTGAAGTATCATTGGCCTTCTGCACAACTTCGTCTTCGGTTTCAAACTTGTACAGCCCCAGTATGGGTCCAAAGATCTCTTCTTGAGTCGTGAGCATATCCGAGGTCATGCCAGAGATGATAGTTGGTTCGAAAAAGTATCCATTAAGGTTCTCTGGCTGTTTGCCGCCGCAGAGAATCTTTCCCCCCTTACTGACAGCATCTTCGACATGTTTCTTCACTTTGTCAACGCCACGAGAAGTAGTCAGTGGTCCCATAGTGGATGAAGAGTCGGCTCCGTGCCCCACGCGGAGCTTGCTGGTGGCCTCAGCCATCATCTGCGCAAACTTGTCATAAACGCCGCTTTGGACATAGACTCGATTGGCGTGGGTGCATGCTTGGCCTGCGGTTCGCCATTTCAGTATCATAAGAGCTGAGACTGCTTGCTCAAGATTGCCATCATTAAAAATGATGAAAGGACAGTTTCCGCCCAGCTCCATAGTGACCTTCTTCAGCCCGTAACTGCAGTGCCTCGCGACGATACTGCCGACAGAAGTACTGCCCGTAAAGGTGACCTTGCGGACAAGCGGATGCTTGCAGAGTGTCTCGCTGACCGATGGGGTGTTGGCATTATCAGTTGAGATAACGTTGAGCACTCCTGGAGGCAGACCCGCACGAAGGGCCAGGTCTGCCAGAGCCATGACACTGAATGGTGTTTCGGGCGATGGTTTGACAATCATGGAACATCCTGCGGCTAAAGCGGCCGAGACCTTACGGATAATCATGGCGACAGGGAAGTTCCAGGGGACGAGAGCAA
Proteins encoded in this window:
- a CDS encoding probable UGA2-succinate semialdehyde dehydrogenase, with translation MTRSFPFKLDDPSLLHEESLLNGQWVQAQSGKRFDVEDPGSGQIWATSPTNEVCDVDKYVESSDAAFQSYRHINPRQRAKILLKWHELITNARQDIAKIVVFETGKPMAEALGEVDYALGFAWWFAGEAERIRGSIAQPSISDRRTFVIKQPIGVCVALVPWNFPVAMIIRKVSAALAAGCSMIVKPSPETPFSVMALADLALRAGLPPGVLNVISTDNANTPSVSETLCKHPLVRKVTFTGSTSVGSIVARHCSYGLKKVTMELGGNCPFIIFNDGNLEQAVSALMILKWRTAGQACTHANRVYVQSGVYDKFAQMMAEATSKLRVGHGADSSSTMGPLTTSRGVDKVKKHVEDAVSKGGKILCGGKQPENLNGYFFEPTIISGMTSDMLTTQEEIFGPILGLYKFETEDEVVQKANDTSMGLASYFFTRDVSRTWRLLESLEAGMIGMNTGNASCAESPFGGIKMSGYGKEAGKDVAIEEYLIQKTGTLTVEDGPKL